In one Stenotrophomonas maltophilia genomic region, the following are encoded:
- a CDS encoding YceI family protein, with the protein MSATRKLLLPLALTLAIAACSKPADTAAPAADAAAPAATEQPAATPAADAAAAAPAAEAIQIASGTYKLDPSHTDVLAQWSHFGFSNPSAHFGNAEGTLVYDAADVTKSTVEVKLPLSGLNSFTAKFDEHLKSADFFDAAKFPAATFKSTKVESAGTNKLTVTGDLTIKDITKPVTLDVTINGGGEHPMAKVPAAGFDATTTLKRSDFGVGAYAPNVSDEVKIRITTEATGEKPAA; encoded by the coding sequence ATGAGCGCCACCCGTAAACTGCTGCTGCCGCTGGCCCTGACCCTGGCCATCGCCGCCTGCTCCAAGCCGGCCGATACCGCTGCCCCGGCCGCTGATGCCGCCGCTCCGGCCGCCACCGAACAGCCGGCCGCCACCCCGGCTGCCGATGCTGCCGCTGCCGCGCCGGCCGCCGAAGCGATCCAGATCGCCTCGGGCACCTACAAGCTCGACCCGAGCCACACCGACGTGCTGGCGCAGTGGAGCCACTTCGGCTTCTCCAACCCGAGCGCACACTTCGGCAACGCTGAAGGCACCCTGGTGTACGACGCCGCCGACGTGACCAAGTCCACCGTGGAAGTGAAGCTGCCGCTGAGCGGCCTCAACAGCTTCACCGCCAAGTTCGACGAGCACCTGAAGAGCGCCGATTTCTTCGACGCTGCCAAGTTCCCGGCGGCCACCTTCAAGAGCACCAAGGTGGAATCGGCCGGCACCAACAAGCTGACCGTCACTGGCGATCTGACCATCAAGGACATCACCAAGCCGGTGACCCTGGACGTCACCATCAACGGCGGCGGCGAGCACCCGATGGCCAAGGTTCCGGCCGCCGGCTTCGATGCCACCACCACCCTCAAGCGCAGCGATTTCGGCGTGGGCGCCTACGCCCCGAACGTCAGCGATGAAGTGAAGATCCGCATCACCACCGAAGCCACCGGCGAGAAGCCGGCCGCTTGA
- a CDS encoding malonic semialdehyde reductase encodes MSHALDAAALDQLFRTARTQNAFLDTPVDDSLLQELYELVKWGPTAANASPARFVFVKSAEAKAKLAPALSEGNHDKTMAAPVTVIIGFDLDFHEKLPYLFPHADAKSWFDGPQEGRHEAAIRNGSLQGAYLILAARALGLDAGPMSGFDPAKVDEAFFAGTSIKSNFLVNLGYGDPAGLFPRLPRLSFDEAARIA; translated from the coding sequence ATGTCCCACGCGCTTGACGCCGCCGCACTGGATCAGCTGTTCCGCACCGCCCGCACCCAGAATGCCTTCCTCGACACCCCGGTGGACGACAGCCTGCTGCAGGAACTGTACGAGCTGGTGAAGTGGGGCCCGACCGCGGCCAACGCCAGCCCGGCGCGCTTCGTGTTCGTGAAGTCGGCCGAAGCCAAGGCCAAGCTGGCCCCCGCGCTGTCCGAAGGCAACCATGACAAGACCATGGCCGCACCGGTCACCGTCATCATCGGTTTCGACCTGGATTTCCACGAGAAGCTGCCGTACCTGTTCCCGCACGCCGACGCCAAGTCCTGGTTCGACGGCCCGCAGGAAGGCCGCCACGAGGCCGCCATCCGCAACGGCAGCCTGCAGGGCGCCTACCTGATCCTGGCCGCGCGCGCGCTGGGCCTGGATGCCGGCCCGATGTCCGGCTTCGACCCGGCCAAGGTCGATGAAGCCTTCTTCGCCGGCACCAGCATCAAGTCGAATTTCCTGGTCAACCTGGGGTACGGTGACCCGGCGGGCCTGTTCCCGCGCCTGCCGCGTCTGTCGTTCGACGAAGCGGCGCGCATCGCGTAA